A segment of the Desulfovibrio sp. genome:
AGGCGGCGATGACCTCCTCTGCCAGGTCCTTCGGGTGCGAGGTTGTGAAGCGCAGACGCTCCACCCCGGGGATGGACGCCACCTGGCGCAGAAGCTGCGGGAAAGTAACGCCGTCCCCGCCGGAATCCAGACCGTAGCTGTTCACGTTCTGGCCCAAAAGAGTGATGTCCTTGACCCCGGACGCGGCCAGCGACGCGCATTCGTCCAGGACGGCCGAGCTGGCCCGGGACTTCTGCCGGCCCCGCACATAGGGCACGATGCAGTAGGTGCAGAAGTTGTCGCACCCCTGCATGATGTTCACAAAGGCCAGCGGGGAGGACGCGGCTCCAGGGAGAGCCGGGTCGCGCTCCACGTAGTCTTCCGTGAAATCCAACAGCGAGAGCCTGAGTTTGGGATGACCAGCCAGCCTGGCAAGAGCCTGGGGGGCCTGGGATATGCCGTCCGTGCCGAAGACCAGGCGCACGAAGGGGAACCGGTTCCAGAGCTTCGTTCCCATCTGCTGGGCCACGCACCCGCCCACGGCGCAGAACATGTCCGGGTCGCGGTCGAGGTGCGCCGAGAGCCTGCCCAGAAGGCTGTAGACCTTCTGCTCGGGTTTTTCGCGCACGGAGCAGGTGTTGACGATGTAGACCTGGGCCTCGTCTTCGGGAGTTTCCTCCCAGCCCATGCGGGTCAGGCTGCGGCCCAGCCAGCCGGAATCGGCGGCGTTCATCTGGCAGCCGAACGTGAGGACATGAAACTTCATTTTGGCATGATAATGCATGGACGGGGCGCGGTCAAAGGGGGCTCGCTGAAGTACCTTGGGAAGGCGTGGGTGAGGCCGTGGGAAAACGTCCGACCCGTTGTTTCCCTATGCGTTCAGAGACGGACCCAGCCAGACAGCGAACCGTTCCAGAACCTTGTCGCGCATGGCGTCCGTACTCAAGGAGGAGGCGTCGAGCACCAGTTCTGCGCCCGGGTCCTCCTCGAAGGGCACGTCCACACCGATCACTAAGCCCAGTCCCTCGAACTTCTGGCCCGTGGCCTTGCGCTTCATGGCCTTGGCGTACAACCCGGCCATGACCGCACCTTCGGGGCGTGCGGTCTCGCGCTTCATGGCCGTGGCCACAGGGCAGCGCAGGTGAACCTCGGCGAAACGGGGAATCAGCTCCCTGGCCGTGCGGCGCATGGCCACCTCCGGGCCGGAGCCGTCCATGAGCACCACCATGCCCTGCTCGACCAACACGGCCGCCTCTTCGGCGAACAGCCGGTAGGCTTCGGCGCGCTCCCTGGCAGTGTAGAGGGGCCTCGGCGTGTAGTGCTTGCGCCTTGAATCCATTTGCAGGAGCGTCACATCCAGGCCACGCGTCTTCAGTTCCTCAAGCACTGCCCTGGCCAGGGTTGATTTGCCCGAGCCTGGAAGCCCCGTGAACCACAGAGCTGCTCCGAGACGCGCTTCCCGCGGGTCATCCTCCTCG
Coding sequences within it:
- a CDS encoding adenylyl-sulfate kinase; its protein translation is MAEEDDPREARLGAALWFTGLPGSGKSTLARAVLEELKTRGLDVTLLQMDSRRKHYTPRPLYTARERAEAYRLFAEEAAVLVEQGMVVLMDGSGPEVAMRRTARELIPRFAEVHLRCPVATAMKRETARPEGAVMAGLYAKAMKRKATGQKFEGLGLVIGVDVPFEEDPGAELVLDASSLSTDAMRDKVLERFAVWLGPSLNA
- the miaB gene encoding tRNA (N6-isopentenyl adenosine(37)-C2)-methylthiotransferase MiaB: MKFHVLTFGCQMNAADSGWLGRSLTRMGWEETPEDEAQVYIVNTCSVREKPEQKVYSLLGRLSAHLDRDPDMFCAVGGCVAQQMGTKLWNRFPFVRLVFGTDGISQAPQALARLAGHPKLRLSLLDFTEDYVERDPALPGAASSPLAFVNIMQGCDNFCTYCIVPYVRGRQKSRASSAVLDECASLAASGVKDITLLGQNVNSYGLDSGGDGVTFPQLLRQVASIPGVERLRFTTSHPKDLAEEVIAAFGELPNLCPSLHLPVQSGSDAVLNRMGRKYTSAQYMAKVEALRRARPDISLSTDFIVGFPGETEEDFRATMDLIRAAKFEGSFSFIYCDRPGVASVKMEPKVPDDIKSWRLGELQTLQNAQQQDMLNDLTGTVAMVLVEGPGKKRDSEISAWRGRDEAGRAVNFSAPREPDLFGKIVPVLITQAKKHSLWGEAQP